Proteins from one Parvibaculum lavamentivorans DS-1 genomic window:
- a CDS encoding M48 family metallopeptidase — protein MNKPVKPASLHFDYLQIDGRTVPVTVRHNPRAKRVIVRVDLAAGSVQVTAPTRRGLDKALLFAREQREWIAERLHQVPIPVPFKNGAHIPLRGKEHIIRYVGVRREDAATRGPVWRVRSADTGGLPEIRVTGHPDFVQRRVTDYLKMKAREELNEQALHYAELFDVRPSRITVRDTTTRWGSCSPSRALSFSWRLILAPTYVLDYVAAHEVAHIRHMNHGPRFWALVAEAIPNYEPAKHWLETNGPGLHRFGADPVGIFAGGYRGNHPAR, from the coding sequence ATGAACAAACCCGTGAAGCCTGCCTCTCTTCATTTCGACTATCTCCAGATCGACGGGCGCACCGTGCCCGTAACCGTCCGGCACAACCCGCGCGCCAAGCGCGTCATCGTGCGGGTCGACCTTGCCGCCGGATCGGTGCAGGTCACGGCGCCGACGCGGCGCGGCCTCGACAAGGCGCTGCTGTTCGCCCGCGAGCAGCGCGAATGGATAGCCGAGCGGCTGCATCAGGTACCGATCCCCGTTCCCTTCAAGAACGGCGCGCATATTCCCCTGCGCGGCAAGGAACACATCATCCGCTATGTCGGCGTGAGGCGGGAAGACGCGGCGACGCGTGGGCCGGTCTGGCGGGTGCGCTCGGCCGATACGGGCGGTCTGCCGGAAATCCGCGTGACGGGACATCCCGATTTCGTGCAGCGGCGCGTGACCGACTATCTCAAAATGAAAGCACGTGAAGAGCTGAACGAGCAGGCGCTGCATTATGCCGAGCTTTTCGACGTGCGCCCGTCGCGCATCACGGTGCGCGACACGACCACGCGCTGGGGCTCCTGCTCGCCGAGCCGCGCCCTTTCCTTTTCGTGGCGGCTCATCCTCGCGCCGACTTATGTGCTCGATTATGTGGCGGCGCATGAGGTTGCCCATATCAGGCATATGAACCACGGGCCGCGCTTCTGGGCGCTGGTCGCGGAGGCCATTCCGAATTACGAGCCGGCCAAGCACTGGCTCGAAACCAACGGCCCGGGCCTTCACCGCTTCGGCGCGGACCCGGTCGGCATTTTCGCGGGCGGCTACCGCGGGAACCATCCGGCCCGATGA
- the gyrB gene encoding DNA topoisomerase (ATP-hydrolyzing) subunit B — protein MTTPADDTPEEYGAESIKVLKGLDAVRKRPGMYIGDTDDGSGLHHMVYEVVDNSIDEALAGYCDAVNVRLNADGSVTVMDNGRGIPVEIHKGEGVSAAEVIMTQLHAGGKFDQNSYKVSGGLHGVGVSVVNALSDWLEMRIWRAGKEHRIRFQHGVPDAPLEATGPAPIGADGKPVTGTEITFHPSSETFTQTEFDFATLEHRLRELAFLNSGVKINLTDHRGVEPKEVKLMYEGGLEAFVRFLDRTKAPLIQKPIAIRAEREGITVEVAMWWNDSYHENVLCFTNNIPQRDGGTHLAGFRGALTRVINSYANESGIAKKEKVSLTGDDAREGLTCVLSVKVPDPKFSSQTKDKLVSSEVRPVVEGLVNDALSTWLEEHPAEARQVVTKVVEAAAAREAARKARELTRRKGALDVSSLPGKLADCQERDPAKSELFIVEGDSAGGSAKQARDRSNQAVLPLRGKILNVERARFDKMLSSNEIGTLITALGAGIGRDDFNIDKLRYHKIIIMTDADVDGAHIRTLLLTFFYRQMPEVIERGHLYIAQPPLYKVRRGTSETYLKNEKALGDYLISTGLEDMVLTLHDGSQRAGPDLSDIVARARSVRAVLEGLPTKYPHFVVEQAAIAGALNPKALAEPEHAREAAAYIARRLDLLSEETERGWTGETTQDGGLRFAREVRGVREEVSIDGPLIASADARRLDSYTEHLQEVYVKAATLRRKDDSHIIRSPSQLLDAVMAAGTKGNTVQRYKGLGEMNPGQLWETTLDRDARSLLQVKIRELDDADDLFVKLMGDVVEPRRDFIRENALNVANLDI, from the coding sequence ATGACGACCCCCGCCGACGATACACCCGAGGAATATGGTGCGGAATCGATCAAGGTCCTGAAGGGCCTCGATGCCGTGCGCAAACGGCCGGGCATGTATATCGGCGACACCGATGACGGCTCCGGCCTTCATCACATGGTCTATGAAGTCGTCGATAATTCGATCGACGAGGCGCTGGCCGGCTATTGCGACGCGGTGAACGTGCGTCTCAATGCCGACGGCTCCGTCACCGTCATGGATAATGGCCGCGGCATTCCGGTGGAGATACACAAGGGCGAAGGCGTCTCCGCCGCCGAAGTCATCATGACGCAGCTTCATGCCGGTGGTAAGTTCGACCAGAATTCCTACAAGGTCTCGGGCGGCCTCCACGGCGTCGGCGTGTCGGTGGTGAACGCGCTTTCCGACTGGCTCGAAATGCGCATCTGGCGCGCCGGCAAGGAACACCGCATCCGCTTCCAGCATGGCGTGCCCGACGCCCCGCTCGAAGCCACCGGCCCCGCTCCCATCGGCGCCGACGGCAAGCCCGTCACCGGCACCGAGATCACCTTTCATCCGTCGAGCGAAACCTTCACGCAGACCGAGTTCGATTTCGCAACACTCGAACACCGGCTGCGCGAACTCGCCTTCCTCAATTCCGGCGTGAAGATCAACCTCACCGACCATCGCGGCGTCGAGCCGAAAGAAGTGAAGCTGATGTATGAGGGCGGCCTCGAAGCCTTCGTCCGCTTCCTTGATCGCACCAAGGCGCCGCTCATCCAGAAGCCCATCGCCATCCGCGCCGAGCGCGAAGGCATCACCGTCGAAGTCGCCATGTGGTGGAACGACAGCTACCACGAGAACGTGCTCTGCTTCACCAACAACATCCCGCAGCGCGATGGCGGCACGCATCTCGCGGGCTTCCGTGGCGCGCTCACTCGCGTCATCAACAGTTACGCGAATGAAAGCGGCATCGCGAAGAAGGAGAAGGTAAGCCTCACCGGCGACGACGCCCGCGAAGGCCTCACTTGCGTCCTCTCGGTCAAGGTGCCCGATCCGAAATTCTCCTCGCAGACGAAAGACAAGCTCGTCTCGTCGGAAGTCCGCCCTGTCGTCGAAGGCCTCGTCAACGATGCGCTCTCCACCTGGCTCGAGGAACATCCCGCCGAAGCCCGCCAGGTCGTGACCAAGGTCGTGGAAGCCGCCGCCGCGCGCGAAGCCGCCCGCAAGGCGCGCGAGCTGACGCGCCGCAAGGGCGCGCTCGATGTCTCGAGCCTCCCCGGCAAGCTCGCCGATTGTCAGGAACGCGATCCCGCGAAATCCGAACTCTTCATCGTCGAGGGTGACTCGGCCGGCGGCTCCGCGAAACAGGCGCGCGATCGCTCCAACCAGGCCGTGCTTCCCCTTCGCGGCAAGATTCTGAACGTCGAGCGCGCGCGCTTCGACAAGATGCTCTCCTCGAATGAAATCGGCACGCTCATCACCGCGCTCGGCGCGGGCATCGGCCGCGACGATTTCAATATCGACAAGCTCCGCTACCACAAGATCATCATCATGACCGACGCCGACGTCGACGGCGCTCATATCCGTACGCTCCTTCTCACCTTCTTCTATCGCCAGATGCCGGAGGTGATCGAGCGCGGCCACCTCTATATCGCGCAGCCGCCGCTCTACAAGGTGCGTCGCGGCACCTCGGAGACCTATCTGAAAAACGAAAAGGCGCTCGGCGATTATCTGATCTCGACCGGCCTCGAAGACATGGTGCTGACGCTGCATGACGGTTCGCAGCGCGCCGGTCCCGATTTGAGCGACATCGTCGCCAGGGCGCGCTCGGTCCGTGCCGTGCTGGAAGGTCTGCCGACCAAATATCCGCATTTCGTCGTCGAACAGGCGGCGATTGCCGGCGCGCTCAATCCGAAGGCGCTCGCCGAACCCGAACATGCAAGGGAAGCCGCCGCCTATATCGCGCGGCGTCTCGATCTTCTGTCGGAAGAAACCGAGCGCGGCTGGACCGGCGAGACGACGCAGGATGGCGGTCTCCGCTTCGCCCGCGAGGTGCGTGGCGTCCGCGAGGAAGTCTCGATCGACGGCCCCCTCATCGCCAGCGCCGATGCCCGCCGTCTCGACAGCTATACGGAGCATCTGCAGGAGGTCTATGTGAAGGCCGCCACGCTCCGCCGCAAGGACGACAGCCACATCATCCGCTCGCCCTCCCAGCTTCTCGACGCGGTCATGGCCGCCGGCACCAAAGGGAACACGGTGCAGCGCTACAAGGGCCTCGGCGAAATGAACCCCGGCCAGCTCTGGGAAACGACGCTCGACCGCGACGCCCGCTCGCTCCTGCAGGTGAAGATCCGCGAGCTGGACGATGCCGACGACCTCTTCGTGAAGCTCATGGGCGATGTCGTGGAACCCCGCCGCGATTTCATCCGCGAAAACGCGCTGAACGTCGCCAATCTGGATATCTGA
- a CDS encoding VOC family protein, which yields MPRFHLAFAVDDLSAAREFYGSLLGCPEGRSAASWIDFDLYGHQIVAHLGPARERGDAAGDEIRNAVDGDDVPVPHFGLILAWEDWHALAARLKAAGTSFVIEPHIRFAGEPGEQATMFFRDPSGNALEFKAFQDESRIFAREF from the coding sequence ATGCCACGATTTCATTTGGCTTTCGCGGTCGATGATCTCTCCGCCGCAAGAGAATTTTACGGAAGCCTTCTCGGCTGCCCCGAAGGCCGCTCCGCCGCAAGCTGGATAGACTTCGATCTCTACGGCCATCAGATAGTTGCGCATCTCGGCCCGGCGCGCGAGCGCGGCGATGCCGCAGGCGACGAGATAAGAAACGCGGTCGATGGCGACGACGTTCCGGTTCCGCATTTCGGTCTGATCCTCGCCTGGGAGGATTGGCATGCGCTGGCCGCAAGGCTCAAGGCGGCGGGCACGTCCTTCGTGATCGAACCTCATATCCGCTTTGCGGGCGAACCCGGCGAACAGGCAACCATGTTCTTCCGCGACCCCTCCGGCAATGCGCTGGAGTTCAAGGCGTTCCAGGACGAGAGCCGCATCTTCGCCCGCGAGTTCTGA
- a CDS encoding ATP-dependent Clp protease proteolytic subunit, which produces MRNDEKPGTPDIDALKGQFMPLVEHGLFKSRTVLVTGEINDRQARAVSERLLAMAGESDDPITVIVSSPGGHVESGDMIHDMIKYIKPRVRVLGTGWVASAGALIYVAADREDRYCLPNTRFLLHEPRGGVGGSATEIDIQAREVLKMRERLNKIFAEATGQPIEKIVKDTNRDHWMNAEEAKEYGVVGKIIRSAAEIA; this is translated from the coding sequence ATGAGAAACGACGAAAAGCCTGGAACGCCCGATATCGACGCCCTCAAGGGCCAGTTCATGCCGCTGGTCGAGCATGGCCTCTTCAAGTCGCGCACGGTGCTCGTCACCGGCGAGATCAACGACCGCCAGGCGCGCGCCGTCTCCGAGCGCCTGCTGGCGATGGCCGGCGAGAGCGACGACCCGATCACGGTGATCGTCTCCTCGCCCGGCGGCCATGTCGAATCCGGCGACATGATCCACGACATGATCAAATACATCAAACCGCGCGTCCGCGTTCTCGGCACCGGTTGGGTCGCCTCGGCCGGCGCGCTCATCTATGTCGCCGCCGACCGCGAGGACCGCTACTGCCTGCCCAACACGCGCTTCCTGCTTCATGAGCCGCGCGGCGGCGTCGGCGGTTCCGCCACCGAGATCGACATCCAGGCGCGCGAAGTGCTGAAGATGCGCGAACGCCTCAACAAGATCTTTGCCGAAGCCACCGGCCAGCCGATCGAAAAGATCGTCAAGGACACCAACCGCGATCACTGGATGAACGCGGAAGAAGCCAAGGAATACGGCGTCGTCGGAAAGATCATTCGCTCCGCCGCCGAAATCGCCTGA
- the recF gene encoding DNA replication/repair protein RecF (All proteins in this family for which functions are known are DNA-binding proteins that assist the filamentation of RecA onto DNA for the initiation of recombination or recombinational repair.), producing the protein MPRTSELLALERSASAPEISGAVVTAPLASPRARLSRLVVTDFRSYARAELALDGRPVVLTGENGAGKTNLLEAVSLLSPGRGLRGAAYAEIARDNGEGGWAVAATLEAEHGPVRLGTGIEPGMAPSSRSRSVRIDGEPAGPSALAAHLRIVWLTPAMDRLFVEGASERRRFLDRLVMGFDPAHGTRAAAYERALRERSKLLADDVFDDAWLSGLESQMAEHGVALAAARLEIVARLRGALDVAPEGPFPRAHVALEGSLETALAEAAAVDVEDGFRARLAEMRGRDAAAGRALDGPHRSDLLVRHTAKDREARQCSTGEQKALLIGIVLANARLLAAMGRAPLLLLDEVAAHLDAGRRAALFDEIVSLGLQAFMTGTDPSLFETLGERAQDLRVAHGTIQSATRYPVEGKK; encoded by the coding sequence GTGCCTCGAACGAGTGAGTTGCTCGCGCTCGAACGGTCTGCGTCCGCGCCGGAAATATCCGGTGCCGTCGTGACGGCCCCTCTTGCGTCTCCGCGCGCGAGGCTGAGCCGTCTTGTCGTCACCGATTTCCGCTCCTATGCGCGCGCCGAGCTCGCGCTGGACGGGCGCCCGGTGGTCCTGACCGGCGAAAACGGCGCCGGCAAGACCAATCTGCTCGAAGCCGTCTCCCTGCTCTCGCCCGGTCGCGGCCTTCGCGGCGCGGCCTATGCGGAAATCGCGCGGGACAATGGCGAGGGCGGCTGGGCCGTCGCCGCGACGCTCGAAGCCGAGCATGGCCCCGTCCGTCTCGGCACGGGCATCGAGCCGGGCATGGCGCCTTCCTCGCGCAGCCGCTCGGTCCGTATCGATGGCGAGCCTGCCGGTCCTTCCGCGCTTGCGGCGCATCTGCGGATCGTCTGGCTGACGCCGGCCATGGACAGGCTTTTCGTCGAGGGCGCGAGCGAACGCCGCCGCTTTCTCGACCGGCTGGTGATGGGGTTCGATCCGGCCCATGGCACGCGCGCCGCGGCCTATGAACGGGCCCTGCGCGAGCGCAGCAAGCTGCTCGCCGACGATGTTTTCGACGATGCCTGGTTGTCGGGCCTCGAAAGCCAGATGGCTGAGCATGGCGTGGCGCTTGCCGCCGCCCGGCTCGAAATCGTGGCGCGGCTTCGCGGTGCGCTCGATGTGGCGCCCGAAGGGCCTTTCCCCCGTGCCCATGTGGCGCTGGAAGGTTCGCTCGAAACGGCGCTGGCGGAAGCTGCCGCCGTCGATGTCGAGGATGGCTTTCGCGCCCGCCTCGCCGAAATGCGCGGCCGCGATGCGGCTGCGGGCCGCGCGCTCGATGGTCCGCACAGGAGCGATCTCCTGGTGCGCCACACCGCGAAGGATCGCGAGGCGCGCCAATGTTCGACCGGCGAGCAGAAGGCGCTGCTGATCGGCATCGTGCTGGCGAATGCCCGGCTTCTCGCCGCCATGGGCCGCGCGCCGCTGCTGTTGCTGGACGAGGTCGCCGCGCATCTCGATGCCGGCCGTCGCGCCGCGCTGTTCGACGAAATCGTGAGCCTCGGTTTGCAGGCTTTCATGACGGGCACGGACCCGTCGCTGTTTGAAACGCTGGGCGAGCGGGCGCAAGACCTTCGTGTCGCGCATGGCACGATACAGAGCGCCACCCGGTACCCCGTGGAAGGAAAAAAGTGA
- the dnaN gene encoding DNA polymerase III subunit beta, translating into MKITIERGALLKSLNHVQSVVERRNTIPILSNVLIKAEDGQLSLTATDLDIEVVEAIDADVAQPGATTASAHTLYDIVRKLPEGAQVELSTGADEGRLQLTAGRSRFALQSLPQEDFPVMAAGSLPHRFELPAEAMRRLIDKTRFAISMEETRYYLNGIYFHAVDGPKQKSLRAVATDGHRLAQVDHDLPEGAAGMPGVIVPRKTVLELQKLLEGNSGALSVGVSETKIRFEFGGIVLTSKLIDGTFPDYGRVIPVGNDKMLQVDGKRFAEAVDRVSTISTEKSRAVKLNIEEGKLTLSVTNPDSGSATEELSVSYSSPAIEIGFNARYLLDITGQLDGAEASFAFADSGSPTLVRDSEDSMAVYVLMPMRV; encoded by the coding sequence ATGAAGATCACGATCGAGCGGGGCGCGCTACTCAAGTCTCTCAATCATGTGCAGTCGGTCGTCGAGCGCCGAAACACCATACCCATTCTCTCCAACGTGCTCATCAAGGCCGAGGACGGCCAGCTGAGCCTGACGGCGACCGATCTCGACATCGAAGTCGTGGAAGCGATCGACGCGGATGTCGCCCAGCCCGGCGCCACCACCGCCTCTGCGCACACGCTTTACGACATCGTGCGCAAGCTGCCCGAAGGCGCGCAGGTCGAATTGTCGACCGGCGCCGATGAAGGCCGCCTGCAATTGACGGCGGGCCGCTCGCGCTTCGCCCTCCAGTCGCTGCCGCAGGAAGACTTTCCGGTCATGGCGGCGGGCTCGCTGCCGCACCGCTTCGAGCTTCCGGCGGAGGCCATGCGCCGCCTCATCGACAAGACCCGCTTTGCGATCTCGATGGAAGAGACGCGCTACTACCTGAACGGCATCTATTTCCACGCCGTCGACGGGCCGAAGCAGAAATCGCTGCGCGCCGTCGCGACCGATGGTCACCGCCTCGCCCAGGTCGATCACGACCTGCCGGAAGGCGCGGCCGGCATGCCCGGCGTCATCGTCCCGCGCAAGACCGTGCTCGAATTGCAGAAGCTGCTGGAAGGCAACAGCGGCGCCCTCTCGGTCGGCGTGTCGGAAACGAAGATCCGCTTCGAATTCGGCGGCATCGTGCTGACCTCGAAACTGATCGACGGCACCTTCCCCGATTATGGCCGCGTCATTCCCGTCGGCAACGACAAGATGCTGCAGGTGGATGGCAAGCGTTTCGCGGAAGCGGTCGATCGCGTCTCGACCATCTCCACCGAGAAATCGCGCGCGGTGAAGCTCAATATCGAGGAGGGCAAGCTCACCCTCTCCGTAACCAATCCGGATTCCGGCAGCGCCACGGAGGAACTTTCCGTCTCCTATTCGAGCCCTGCCATCGAAATCGGCTTCAACGCGCGTTACCTGCTCGATATTACCGGCCAGCTCGACGGGGCGGAGGCAAGCTTCGCCTTCGCCGATTCCGGCTCGCCCACGCTTGTCCGCGACAGCGAGGACAGCATGGCGGTCTACGTGCTGATGCCGATGCGCGTGTAG
- a CDS encoding transglycosylase domain-containing protein — protein MSSRKGKSGPGKRGGAEEEDWTIVRMAGLRPVRLGVNANADARLDEEGDGDDMGWDDDWEGPGMRRTEPTFTRGKPRKPTAKPAKKPAAKKSRPKKPPVLRAPTEDERPGSRTPPRKSARRGAPPRKGKPTLLGRLAYGGAVLMLWGVIAFGGLLFWYGLHLPDTSGLYNVKHTPSLSIVATNGEVLSHRGDLMSGYASLSDLPPWVPAAVLATEDQRFYWHFGVDPIGLARATITNIRAGAYVQGGSTVTQQLAKNIFLKPDRTIARKIEEMVLAVWLELRFTKEEILTLYLNRVYFGGGAYGLEAASERYFRKPARALTLPEAAMLAGLLKAPSRYSPTNNIELARNRAAIVLQNMVNAGYITQEEARTANVSPARLEGYAARGSINYFVDWVAEAVPDYAGRPDTDVNVMTTIDPVLQREAERVIDAMLAGEGAAVNATQAALVAMTPDGAVRAMVGGRSYAQSQFNRAVQAKRQPGSAFKPIVYLAALERGLTPDTLRVDRPIEYGGWAPANYSGRFEGEMTLRTALAKSVNTVAVQVARETGIRNVIAAARRLGLQEDLPSNLSLALGSGSVNLLELTAAYATFANGGYGVIPHGIEEVRSESGEELYRRQGSGIGRVVDGRTVGQMNNMLQAVMAYGTGRNSALGARPSGGKTGTSQDFRDAWFIGYTADLVVGVWVGNDNGAPMEKVTGGTLPAHIWHDFMMKTQEGVPIAQLPEEMPVATASASIAAPAAMQEAAPAEYEWEQPGFFERLFGIGGNEDSTLRAGGRR, from the coding sequence ATGTCATCCCGGAAGGGCAAATCCGGCCCTGGCAAACGAGGCGGCGCGGAGGAAGAAGACTGGACCATCGTTCGGATGGCCGGTCTGCGTCCGGTCCGCCTCGGCGTAAACGCCAACGCCGATGCACGGCTCGACGAGGAAGGCGACGGCGACGACATGGGCTGGGACGACGACTGGGAAGGCCCCGGCATGCGCCGCACCGAGCCTACATTCACGCGTGGCAAGCCCCGCAAGCCCACAGCCAAACCGGCGAAGAAACCCGCCGCGAAAAAATCCCGTCCGAAGAAGCCGCCGGTGCTGCGCGCGCCGACAGAAGATGAGCGGCCCGGCTCCCGCACCCCGCCGCGCAAATCCGCGCGCCGCGGCGCCCCGCCCCGCAAGGGAAAGCCCACTCTTCTCGGCCGCCTCGCCTATGGCGGCGCCGTCCTCATGCTCTGGGGCGTCATCGCCTTTGGCGGCCTCCTCTTCTGGTATGGGCTCCATCTGCCGGATACGTCGGGCCTCTATAACGTCAAGCACACGCCCTCCCTCTCCATCGTCGCCACCAATGGCGAGGTGCTGAGCCATCGCGGCGATCTGATGAGCGGCTATGCCTCTCTCTCCGATCTGCCGCCCTGGGTGCCCGCCGCCGTCCTCGCCACGGAGGACCAGCGTTTCTACTGGCATTTCGGCGTCGACCCCATCGGTCTCGCCCGCGCCACCATCACCAATATTCGCGCTGGCGCCTATGTGCAGGGCGGCTCGACGGTGACGCAGCAGCTGGCGAAGAACATCTTCCTGAAGCCCGATCGCACCATCGCCCGCAAGATCGAGGAAATGGTGCTGGCCGTCTGGCTGGAGCTGCGCTTCACCAAGGAAGAAATCCTGACGCTCTATCTGAACCGCGTCTATTTCGGCGGCGGCGCCTATGGCCTCGAAGCCGCCTCCGAGCGTTATTTCCGCAAGCCCGCCCGCGCCCTCACTTTGCCGGAAGCCGCCATGCTCGCCGGTCTTTTGAAGGCGCCGTCCCGCTACTCGCCGACAAACAATATCGAGCTCGCGCGCAATCGCGCCGCCATCGTGCTGCAGAACATGGTCAATGCCGGCTACATCACGCAGGAAGAAGCGCGCACCGCGAATGTCAGTCCGGCGCGGCTTGAAGGCTATGCGGCGCGCGGCTCGATCAATTATTTCGTCGATTGGGTCGCCGAAGCCGTACCGGATTATGCCGGCCGCCCGGATACCGACGTCAATGTGATGACGACAATCGATCCCGTCCTCCAGCGCGAGGCCGAAAGAGTGATCGACGCCATGCTGGCGGGCGAGGGCGCGGCCGTGAATGCGACACAGGCCGCCCTCGTCGCCATGACGCCGGATGGCGCGGTGCGCGCCATGGTCGGCGGCCGTTCCTACGCGCAAAGCCAGTTCAATCGCGCGGTGCAGGCAAAGCGCCAGCCCGGCTCCGCCTTCAAGCCCATTGTCTATCTCGCCGCTCTCGAGCGCGGCCTCACGCCGGATACGCTGCGCGTCGACCGCCCCATCGAATATGGCGGCTGGGCGCCGGCGAATTATTCCGGCCGCTTCGAGGGCGAGATGACGCTCCGCACCGCGCTGGCGAAGTCGGTCAACACGGTCGCCGTCCAGGTCGCACGTGAAACCGGCATCCGCAATGTCATCGCCGCCGCGCGGCGTCTCGGCTTGCAGGAAGACCTGCCGTCAAACCTGTCGCTGGCGCTCGGCTCCGGCAGCGTCAATCTTCTGGAACTCACCGCGGCTTACGCCACCTTCGCCAATGGCGGCTATGGCGTCATTCCGCATGGCATCGAGGAAGTCCGCTCCGAATCCGGCGAGGAACTTTACCGGCGCCAGGGTTCGGGCATCGGCCGCGTCGTCGATGGCCGCACCGTCGGCCAGATGAACAACATGCTGCAGGCCGTCATGGCCTATGGCACGGGCCGCAACTCTGCCTTGGGCGCGCGGCCGAGCGGCGGCAAGACGGGCACCAGCCAGGATTTCCGCGATGCCTGGTTCATCGGCTACACCGCCGATCTCGTGGTCGGCGTCTGGGTCGGCAACGACAATGGCGCGCCGATGGAAAAGGTAACGGGCGGCACCCTTCCGGCTCACATCTGGCACGACTTCATGATGAAGACGCAGGAAGGCGTGCCGATAGCGCAGCTGCCGGAGGAAATGCCGGTGGCAACCGCCTCCGCCAGCATCGCCGCGCCCGCCGCCATGCAGGAAGCAGCGCCCGCCGAATATGAGTGGGAACAGCCGGGTTTCTTCGAGCGCCTCTTCGGCATCGGCGGCAACGAGGACTCCACGCTCCGTGCGGGCGGCCGCCGCTAG
- a CDS encoding multidrug effflux MFS transporter: MKLAPGTAAFTVFLASLTAVGPLSTDMYLPSLPAIGEDFNADAGTVQLTLSTHLIAFAGSQLFYGPLSDRYGRRPVLLGGFLLFMAGCFASLFVTSIEQLILARLLQAVGGGASVVLARAIVRDLFEGPEAGQMLAKMAAIMGLVPALAPMLGGVVQDLYGWKANFIAMGAFGAVLALMVAVNLDETLPRDRRQSAAPLSILRSYRRLLADRHFLKYLAIATVAFCGLFAFVSGSSFVLQGLYGYSPIAYGLCFGAMAGGFVAGSLAGGRLVRRRGIDGTLRFGGFCAALGGLLMLSGLFLTPSAMAIVLPVVIYGFSMGVTMPQAMAGALTPFPDIAGTASSLLGFLQSFAGALAGLYVGYGAEASALPMAGTIAAGGVLSFVIAMSGRRKTI, encoded by the coding sequence ATGAAGCTGGCGCCCGGCACGGCGGCTTTCACCGTGTTCCTGGCGTCGCTTACCGCGGTCGGCCCTCTGTCGACCGATATGTATCTGCCGTCGCTGCCGGCTATCGGCGAGGATTTCAACGCCGATGCGGGCACGGTGCAGCTTACGCTCAGCACGCATCTCATTGCCTTTGCCGGTTCGCAGCTTTTCTACGGGCCGCTTTCCGACCGCTACGGGCGGCGGCCGGTACTGCTTGGCGGCTTCCTGCTTTTCATGGCGGGCTGCTTTGCCTCGCTTTTCGTCACCAGCATCGAACAGCTGATCCTTGCGCGCCTGTTGCAGGCGGTGGGCGGCGGCGCCTCCGTGGTGCTGGCGCGCGCCATTGTGCGCGATCTCTTCGAGGGGCCGGAAGCCGGACAGATGCTCGCCAAGATGGCGGCGATCATGGGGCTCGTGCCCGCGCTTGCGCCGATGCTTGGCGGCGTGGTGCAGGATCTTTACGGCTGGAAGGCGAACTTCATCGCCATGGGCGCCTTCGGCGCGGTGCTGGCGCTGATGGTGGCGGTCAATCTCGACGAGACGCTGCCGCGTGACCGGCGGCAAAGTGCTGCCCCGCTCTCGATCCTGCGTTCCTACCGAAGGCTCCTCGCCGACCGGCACTTCCTCAAATATCTCGCCATTGCGACCGTCGCCTTTTGCGGGTTGTTCGCTTTCGTTTCCGGCTCTTCCTTCGTGCTGCAGGGCCTTTATGGCTATTCGCCCATCGCCTATGGGCTCTGCTTCGGCGCGATGGCGGGCGGCTTCGTTGCCGGGTCGCTGGCGGGCGGACGGCTGGTGCGGCGGCGCGGCATCGACGGCACACTGCGCTTCGGCGGTTTCTGCGCGGCGCTTGGCGGGTTGCTGATGCTGAGCGGGTTGTTCCTGACGCCTTCGGCCATGGCGATCGTGCTGCCGGTCGTCATCTATGGTTTCTCGATGGGCGTGACCATGCCACAGGCGATGGCGGGCGCGCTGACGCCTTTCCCCGATATTGCAGGCACGGCATCGTCGCTGCTCGGTTTTCTGCAATCCTTCGCGGGCGCGCTGGCGGGGCTTTATGTCGGGTATGGCGCGGAGGCAAGCGCACTGCCGATGGCAGGCACCATCGCGGCGGGGGGCGTGCTGAGTTTCGTCATTGCGATGAGCGGCAGGCGGAAGACGATCTAG